A stretch of Vibrio sp. B1FLJ16 DNA encodes these proteins:
- a CDS encoding IS30 family transposase: MNYQQLTEGRRYQISALLERGISVSEIAKTVQCHRSTVYREIKRGRKGNIYCPNEAQLLSIKKRRTARKYRIPKERVDFIRLLLETDWSPEQISNVLTKVGAAVSHEWIYRFVAQDKRLGGKLYRHLRQGHKRYRRGKKEKAPAIKNAVSIDDRPSIVDSKERFGDWEIDTVLGKHGTGAMVTILERKTRFYVVKKVPSKSADDVTKATIELLKPYKKHVHTITADNGREFAGHETIAKELEADVYFAHPYSSWERGANENANGLLRQYVKKGTDLTTVTDIDIEFALSRINYRPRKCLGFKQPAIVFEETALAA, from the coding sequence ATGAATTATCAACAGTTGACCGAAGGCAGAAGATACCAGATTTCTGCACTTTTGGAACGGGGAATATCGGTTTCTGAAATAGCTAAAACAGTTCAGTGCCACCGCTCAACGGTATATCGGGAGATTAAGCGAGGTCGTAAAGGTAACATTTATTGCCCGAACGAAGCTCAGCTGTTGTCGATTAAAAAGCGTAGAACAGCGCGTAAATACCGCATACCAAAGGAGCGAGTGGATTTTATCCGCCTTCTTTTAGAAACAGATTGGAGCCCAGAACAGATCTCCAATGTATTAACGAAAGTTGGTGCCGCTGTCAGCCACGAGTGGATCTACCGCTTTGTCGCACAAGATAAACGCTTGGGCGGTAAGTTATATCGTCACTTGAGACAAGGTCATAAGCGGTATCGTCGCGGTAAAAAAGAGAAAGCGCCAGCGATAAAAAATGCCGTGTCGATTGATGATAGACCAAGCATCGTTGACAGTAAGGAGCGGTTTGGAGACTGGGAAATCGACACTGTGCTAGGCAAGCATGGTACGGGTGCGATGGTGACTATTTTAGAGCGTAAGACTCGATTTTACGTGGTAAAGAAAGTGCCATCTAAGTCTGCGGATGATGTCACCAAAGCGACAATAGAGCTACTGAAGCCTTATAAGAAACATGTCCATACCATTACGGCAGATAACGGACGAGAGTTTGCAGGTCATGAAACCATCGCAAAAGAATTAGAGGCTGATGTGTACTTTGCTCATCCGTACAGCTCTTGGGAGCGTGGTGCTAATGAGAATGCTAACGGTCTTTTAAGGCAATATGTGAAGAAAGGAACTGACCTAACGACGGTGACGGACATCGATATAGAGTTCGCTTTATCGCGGATAAATTATCGTCCAAGAAAGTGTTTAGGCTTCAAGCAGCCAGCCATTGTATTCGAGGAAACGGCTTTGGCTGCTTGA
- a CDS encoding diguanylate cyclase, translating to MASIYDDISIFTCLVYFLNSLDELAAVELEQRVQLARKLEFRNARDLLEEYTFWDDAYENIIVDLDTNWVKGNSGDYLMNKRDYDFSVAIAPGNKEVYLIKSDDVPTLSFSDLKQPLFELMDVSHQLSTQTKLTNGFFRINGGVYHIVGGPFINEKSQLPREGTYLALGKRIDSEYRKILENEYQLFGLHLKDQSNDLKAYMPLYTPTGNTVGYVTWKPHSPSKTIIPTITFIAILFAFLITVVTTYILKKEQMSWEEYENQLFIEATTDSLTQVKSRRYFMLMGENEFNTCRLIENKQLSALILDIDYFKQINDEYGHAVGDKALIHFSQLCKTALRGRDILGRIGGEEFAVILPLTNEKRAAEIANRIRVLVERSPFVSNGKIISFTVSIGISSYRNQENLEKLLEEADQALYDAKHHGRNCVMSYKSLTTEPSLI from the coding sequence ATGGCTTCTATCTATGATGATATTTCTATATTTACTTGTCTTGTCTATTTTTTAAACTCACTAGATGAATTAGCGGCTGTAGAATTGGAGCAAAGAGTCCAATTAGCTAGAAAGCTAGAATTTCGCAATGCACGGGATTTACTCGAGGAGTATACCTTCTGGGACGATGCATACGAAAACATAATCGTAGATCTTGATACAAATTGGGTCAAAGGAAATTCCGGTGACTACTTAATGAACAAGAGAGATTACGATTTTAGTGTAGCGATAGCACCTGGAAACAAAGAAGTCTACTTGATAAAAAGTGACGATGTCCCAACCCTCTCTTTTTCTGATTTAAAACAGCCGTTGTTTGAGTTGATGGACGTTTCTCACCAGCTTAGTACTCAAACCAAACTCACTAATGGCTTTTTCCGCATAAACGGGGGCGTTTATCATATCGTCGGTGGCCCTTTTATAAATGAAAAGTCACAGCTACCACGTGAAGGAACTTACTTAGCTTTAGGTAAACGAATCGATTCCGAGTACCGTAAAATACTTGAAAATGAATATCAATTATTCGGACTTCACCTAAAGGATCAATCAAACGATCTAAAAGCCTACATGCCTTTATATACACCGACGGGTAATACCGTTGGCTATGTAACCTGGAAGCCACACTCGCCGAGTAAAACAATCATCCCGACAATCACGTTTATTGCGATTTTATTTGCTTTCCTTATCACAGTTGTCACGACGTACATCTTAAAGAAGGAACAAATGAGCTGGGAAGAGTATGAGAACCAACTTTTCATAGAGGCTACAACTGACTCTCTCACCCAAGTCAAAAGCCGACGCTATTTTATGTTGATGGGCGAAAACGAGTTTAATACCTGTCGTCTAATAGAGAACAAGCAGCTATCGGCATTAATCCTTGATATCGATTATTTTAAGCAAATCAATGACGAATATGGACATGCTGTTGGAGATAAAGCTCTGATTCATTTCTCTCAACTTTGTAAAACGGCATTAAGAGGAAGAGATATCTTGGGCCGCATTGGTGGCGAAGAGTTTGCGGTGATCTTGCCTTTGACTAACGAAAAAAGAGCAGCTGAGATAGCTAACCGTATACGAGTGTTGGTTGAAAGATCCCCTTTTGTATCCAACGGTAAGATAATTAGTTTTACCGTTAGCATCGGTATATCCTCATACCGTAACCAAGAAAACCTAGAAAAATTGCTTGAAGAAGCTGACCAAGCTTTATACGACGCAAAACACCATGGTAGAAATTGCGTCATGAGTTATAAAAGTCTAACCACGGAGCCTAGCCTCATCTAA
- a CDS encoding CHAD domain-containing protein gives MSLKSASRLPLYLDSDLYFILPQYFIDQFRYARSLEKGVILGQDPEFNHQYRVALRRIRSLCVLLEELLSPFERKLIKPNLKMLMKRTNLLRDLDVFLINQPSYLAILPEQDTSLENIFSVIKSRQVEEQKNVANWLQSSKYIKATVMIQNSLFRALQYERRSKPMSPLPYANNKILTQFRKVTKSIKPVTNSSEDRVIHALRIKCKSLRYLLESFSALYSSEQHKQNVKHLKFLQDQLGDFNDTSTQIDFFTHLRKEAAVAKSDRKTLKAVISEIEDKHEHSRQTVLSHVNQFEQFIKESSTLEVYRA, from the coding sequence ATGTCGCTCAAATCTGCGTCTCGATTGCCACTTTATTTGGATTCCGATCTTTACTTCATACTGCCTCAATATTTTATTGACCAGTTTCGTTATGCTAGATCACTAGAAAAAGGCGTTATTCTTGGTCAAGATCCTGAATTCAATCATCAATATCGTGTGGCTCTCAGACGCATTCGTTCGCTGTGTGTGTTACTGGAAGAACTACTCTCTCCATTTGAAAGAAAGCTCATCAAACCGAACTTAAAAATGCTGATGAAACGCACCAACTTGTTACGGGATCTCGATGTTTTCTTAATCAATCAACCAAGTTATTTAGCAATACTCCCAGAGCAAGATACATCGTTAGAAAACATCTTTTCAGTGATAAAGAGCCGTCAAGTAGAAGAGCAAAAGAATGTGGCTAACTGGCTTCAAAGCAGTAAATACATCAAAGCTACTGTGATGATCCAAAACAGCCTTTTTCGAGCACTTCAATACGAGCGGAGAAGTAAGCCTATGTCCCCACTCCCTTATGCTAACAACAAAATCCTTACCCAGTTCCGAAAAGTAACTAAATCAATTAAACCGGTCACTAATAGCAGCGAAGACAGGGTCATTCATGCATTAAGGATAAAGTGTAAATCGCTGCGATACCTTCTTGAGAGTTTCTCTGCTCTCTACTCCTCAGAGCAGCACAAACAGAACGTCAAACACCTTAAGTTTCTTCAAGATCAATTAGGTGACTTTAACGACACGTCCACTCAAATAGATTTTTTTACTCACCTTCGAAAAGAAGCTGCCGTTGCAAAATCTGACCGAAAAACACTAAAAGCGGTAATTAGTGAGATAGAAGATAAACACGAACATTCCCGGCAGACAGTTTTGTCTCATGTTAATCAATTCGAGCAGTTTATAAAGGAAAGCTCGACACTAGAAGTGTACCGTGCTTAA
- a CDS encoding lipase, translating to MKPLKRYQYERYAVLCNLAYPRVFKQTRYGFDPNGQRIINNKRGKIMIRVLWSKNRNEVVVVIKGSHSITDWLLNFALWTRSCRPLGLNYRIHAGFYHLLFQESMPSRNEDRLGLTVLERLETTIVPLILKGKRITITGHSSGGAIGSVFADYIEKKYPKSIKRVVTFGQPAIGDWTFKKRYRLEHKTYRICCDIDIVTFMPPVPFLYWHVGKMLWLYNGRIYENTPTMIRLGRSLISWLLRPFSYHLMSKYIRNKDFFDER from the coding sequence GTGAAACCACTCAAACGATACCAGTACGAACGCTACGCTGTTTTATGTAATCTCGCTTATCCGCGAGTTTTTAAGCAGACTCGCTACGGATTTGATCCTAATGGTCAGAGAATCATAAACAATAAACGCGGAAAAATTATGATTCGGGTACTGTGGAGTAAAAACCGGAATGAAGTTGTCGTGGTGATTAAAGGCTCGCACAGCATAACCGATTGGCTATTAAACTTTGCCTTATGGACCAGAAGCTGCCGACCATTAGGTCTTAACTATCGTATTCACGCTGGTTTCTACCATTTGTTGTTTCAGGAAAGCATGCCAAGCAGAAATGAAGATCGCCTAGGATTAACGGTTCTCGAACGCCTGGAAACAACCATTGTCCCTCTAATTCTTAAAGGTAAGCGAATCACAATAACCGGGCACTCTTCAGGCGGCGCAATAGGTAGTGTTTTCGCCGATTATATTGAGAAAAAGTATCCCAAAAGCATTAAACGTGTCGTCACTTTCGGTCAGCCAGCCATCGGCGACTGGACATTTAAAAAGCGATACCGTTTGGAACATAAAACTTACCGCATCTGTTGCGATATAGACATTGTGACTTTCATGCCCCCTGTCCCGTTCCTCTATTGGCATGTCGGTAAGATGCTGTGGTTATACAACGGCAGAATTTACGAAAACACACCGACAATGATTCGATTAGGGCGTTCGCTGATAAGTTGGTTATTACGGCCGTTCTCTTACCATTTAATGAGTAAATATATTCGTAATAAAGACTTCTTTGACGAGAGATGA
- a CDS encoding nitrite reductase, producing MESFADVLVVAIVFGSLFGGGIVKLILNHKKELRALEVSERNAMSLEAQESLKSQVDELKKRVEVLEKIVTDSKYQLDKEIASL from the coding sequence ATGGAATCTTTTGCTGATGTATTGGTCGTTGCTATTGTGTTTGGCTCTTTGTTTGGTGGCGGGATAGTAAAGCTTATCCTTAACCATAAAAAGGAACTACGTGCCTTAGAGGTATCGGAACGTAATGCAATGAGCCTAGAAGCGCAGGAAAGTCTTAAATCCCAAGTTGATGAGTTAAAGAAACGTGTGGAAGTCCTCGAGAAAATAGTGACTGACAGTAAGTATCAGCTTGATAAAGAAATCGCATCTCTGTAA
- a CDS encoding DUF4112 domain-containing protein has product MSEDSSEVATRKQLQRLAWVLDSSIRLPGGYRIGVDGIIGLIPGFGDALGAGLSSYIVIKAVSLNVPIIVLIRMMINVVLELVIGVIPIIGDMFDFMYKANERNVKLINEHLDSPHRTRRQSRYIVLVLLLVILGMIVLATVLVVSLLQYFGSLLTM; this is encoded by the coding sequence ATGTCGGAAGATAGCTCAGAAGTGGCCACTCGTAAACAGCTACAGCGACTTGCGTGGGTATTGGACAGTTCAATACGGTTACCAGGCGGCTATCGTATTGGGGTTGATGGTATTATCGGCCTTATTCCCGGCTTTGGGGATGCTTTAGGAGCGGGTTTATCATCGTATATAGTGATTAAAGCCGTAAGCCTGAATGTCCCCATAATCGTCTTGATACGAATGATGATAAACGTGGTACTGGAATTAGTTATTGGGGTAATCCCAATCATTGGCGATATGTTTGACTTCATGTACAAAGCGAATGAACGGAACGTCAAGCTTATCAACGAGCATCTCGACAGCCCACACCGAACACGCAGACAATCACGCTATATTGTGCTTGTGCTGCTATTGGTAATTTTGGGAATGATCGTTCTGGCAACCGTATTAGTCGTTTCTCTTTTGCAATATTTTGGTAGCTTACTGACGATGTGA
- a CDS encoding YqaE/Pmp3 family membrane protein, which yields MDWIRILISILIPPLGVFLHVGLGKHFWLNILLTLLGYIPGIIHAVWVITNR from the coding sequence GTGGACTGGATAAGAATACTTATTTCAATCTTGATACCACCACTTGGTGTGTTTCTGCATGTTGGTCTGGGAAAGCATTTTTGGCTCAACATATTACTGACACTGCTTGGCTATATACCGGGAATCATTCATGCAGTTTGGGTTATTACGAACCGATAG
- a CDS encoding DUF5723 family protein, whose protein sequence is MSVSTILFTPFLSFTPLSQPDNTIQIFTDIDVSGYAQNNEIYPLIKGKPGQYSTSEHAYTLNKAEAGFVRGELSFSLFSRYEWYLNFSPDAMQLYGESVNGQDMQAGKVYDVDLNVEHLVSNGIKFGWSHDWNKQLSSYVSVSYLEGREVMSGRLYGHVQPFQGHDYNGLLNLNYIYSDDVLLDRKVEGQRSHFGYSSDVGVNWMPTEQWLLSLWAQDLFSTIEWKNAPRTRATADTATAETDGDGFVSIRPTVTGKEDYSNYTQNLPTKYHSRISYLFDDTAVGVKSLYVDELWLVDLEWFASWSKHLSTQFTYNLQSNAVGVKTQWRGVTLGLSSDSLDYQDAEHLNVNLGFTINI, encoded by the coding sequence ATGTCTGTTAGCACTATTTTATTCACACCATTCTTAAGTTTCACACCGCTTTCGCAACCTGACAACACTATCCAGATCTTTACAGATATCGATGTTTCTGGCTATGCACAAAACAACGAAATTTATCCACTTATCAAAGGCAAGCCAGGACAGTATTCCACATCAGAGCATGCTTATACCCTTAATAAGGCTGAAGCTGGATTTGTGAGAGGGGAGCTATCATTTTCACTATTCAGTCGTTATGAGTGGTACCTAAATTTTAGTCCTGATGCCATGCAACTGTACGGTGAGTCCGTAAACGGACAGGATATGCAAGCAGGTAAAGTCTACGACGTTGATCTCAATGTCGAGCATCTTGTAAGTAACGGAATTAAATTTGGATGGAGCCACGACTGGAATAAGCAGTTAAGTAGCTACGTTTCCGTGAGTTACTTAGAAGGAAGAGAAGTGATGAGTGGACGTTTATATGGCCATGTGCAGCCCTTTCAAGGGCACGACTATAATGGTTTGCTCAATTTAAACTACATCTACAGCGACGATGTGTTACTTGACAGGAAAGTCGAAGGTCAGCGAAGCCACTTTGGCTATAGTTCAGACGTTGGCGTTAACTGGATGCCAACAGAGCAATGGTTGCTAAGCCTTTGGGCTCAAGATCTTTTTAGCACTATTGAATGGAAAAATGCACCACGCACGCGTGCGACAGCAGACACCGCAACGGCAGAAACCGATGGTGACGGGTTTGTTTCGATTCGACCTACGGTTACAGGCAAAGAAGACTACTCAAATTATACTCAGAATTTACCTACCAAATATCATAGCCGAATCTCTTACCTGTTTGATGATACAGCCGTAGGGGTAAAAAGCTTGTATGTAGACGAGTTATGGCTTGTCGACCTTGAGTGGTTTGCTAGTTGGAGTAAGCATTTATCTACCCAGTTCACCTATAATCTGCAAAGTAACGCAGTCGGGGTGAAAACACAGTGGCGTGGAGTAACATTGGGCTTGAGCAGTGACTCTTTAGATTATCAGGATGCAGAGCATCTTAATGTTAACCTTGGCTTCACTATCAATATTTAG
- a CDS encoding AzlC family ABC transporter permease, which translates to MEENQHSLHPPSNRLHEFTRFDVWSGFTQLLPLSIFVVIFGLAFGVAAAQTGLDALPTLLMSGLVFAGASQFATLDMWGTQVPLIPVLITVFAINARHLLMGATLYPWLRQLPPAKRYGVMLVASDANWAMAMNAFGKKEPGLGLLVGGGLALWGFWIVGTWIGIYFGSAIKDPVSLGLDMVMGCFLLSMTIVGPKNLRIFAIWGVAAGSSLLAYWYLPENSHVVVGAIAGGILGACWKEKKA; encoded by the coding sequence ATGGAAGAAAATCAACACTCGCTCCACCCTCCTTCAAATAGACTGCACGAGTTTACTCGATTCGATGTATGGAGCGGCTTTACCCAACTATTACCATTATCCATCTTCGTAGTGATATTCGGGCTTGCATTTGGCGTAGCTGCAGCGCAAACCGGCTTAGACGCTTTACCCACTCTGTTAATGAGTGGTCTTGTGTTTGCGGGCGCTTCTCAGTTCGCAACATTGGACATGTGGGGGACCCAAGTCCCACTAATTCCGGTTCTCATTACCGTCTTTGCCATAAACGCAAGACACCTGCTTATGGGCGCAACACTCTACCCTTGGTTAAGACAACTACCACCAGCAAAACGTTACGGTGTAATGCTTGTTGCATCAGATGCTAACTGGGCTATGGCGATGAACGCGTTTGGTAAGAAAGAGCCCGGTTTAGGTTTATTAGTCGGAGGTGGTCTCGCTCTTTGGGGCTTCTGGATCGTTGGTACCTGGATTGGTATCTACTTTGGCAGCGCGATTAAAGATCCGGTAAGTCTGGGGCTGGATATGGTAATGGGCTGTTTCTTACTCTCTATGACCATAGTTGGCCCTAAGAATCTGCGTATATTTGCTATCTGGGGCGTCGCTGCTGGTTCTTCATTACTGGCTTATTGGTATCTGCCGGAAAATAGTCACGTAGTGGTTGGCGCAATTGCGGGTGGAATACTCGGAGCGTGCTGGAAGGAGAAAAAAGCATGA
- a CDS encoding AzlD domain-containing protein yields MNIETTFGGTLLIIFAMAIVTLATRWGGVFVMSFIPISERVQRFITAMSGSVLVALIAPLAVEGDNGARMALLSTAVVMFIVKKPLPAIAAGIIAAAAVRAI; encoded by the coding sequence ATGAATATAGAAACGACTTTCGGCGGCACACTTCTGATCATTTTTGCTATGGCAATTGTGACGCTTGCAACACGCTGGGGCGGCGTATTTGTTATGTCATTTATTCCAATCAGCGAACGGGTACAGCGTTTTATCACAGCCATGTCAGGTTCTGTATTAGTTGCCCTGATCGCCCCTCTCGCAGTTGAAGGTGACAACGGCGCACGAATGGCACTGCTTTCTACCGCGGTAGTGATGTTTATCGTTAAAAAACCGTTACCTGCAATAGCCGCCGGTATTATTGCGGCGGCTGCAGTAAGAGCAATCTGA
- the dld gene encoding D-lactate dehydrogenase, with protein sequence MKQKQLIEEFKTIVGEENVLTDQVKTKYYRSGFRSGSGTALAVVFPNTLLEQWKIIKQCVEANCIIIMQAAKTGLTEGSAPSGNDYDREVVVINITKIKKIHLIDGGKQAVCLPGASLHSLEKSLKAVNRAPHSIIGSSSLGATVVGGIANNSGGALVKRGPAYTELAIYAQVDKQGNLNLVNHLGIEGLGETPEEILTNLQEGNFEPAKIVHDDRMASDKEYDERVRDVTSDIPSRFNADERRLFEASGCAGKLGVFAVRVDSYPVPEKEQVFYLGTNDPAKLTKLRKDLLSTFENLPEMGEYLHRDIFNMAEKYGKDVFLSIDKLGTDRLPKMFALKAKVENFLERVPFVSKYLPDSILYYASKLFPQHLPERMLDYRDKYEHHLILKMSDGGITEAQKYLKEVWAVESDCDFFECTPEEGKKAFLHRFAAAGAAIRYETIHRNEVEDIVALDIALRRNDEEWLETLPEEVSKNLVQSLYYGHFMCYVFHQDYVFKKGTDTKLMKKLMLEHLNSRGAKYPAEHNVGHLYEAENSLQKFYHELDPTNTFNPGIGKMDKYKRNCNCCA encoded by the coding sequence ATGAAACAAAAGCAGCTGATAGAAGAATTTAAAACGATTGTCGGTGAAGAAAACGTCCTCACTGATCAAGTTAAAACTAAATATTACCGCTCCGGTTTTCGTTCAGGAAGTGGTACAGCGCTTGCCGTCGTATTTCCCAATACCTTGTTGGAGCAATGGAAGATCATTAAACAATGTGTCGAGGCTAACTGCATCATCATCATGCAGGCGGCGAAGACCGGTCTTACTGAAGGCTCAGCCCCGAGTGGCAATGATTATGACCGTGAAGTGGTTGTGATTAACATTACTAAAATTAAGAAAATTCACCTAATTGACGGTGGTAAGCAGGCGGTTTGTTTGCCCGGCGCAAGCTTACACTCCCTTGAGAAATCGTTGAAAGCGGTCAATCGTGCTCCGCACTCCATCATCGGTTCTTCGTCGCTGGGAGCTACCGTTGTTGGCGGCATTGCGAATAACTCTGGTGGCGCGTTGGTGAAACGTGGCCCTGCTTATACAGAACTGGCGATATATGCTCAGGTAGATAAACAAGGTAATTTAAACCTTGTTAACCATCTTGGTATTGAAGGGCTTGGTGAGACGCCGGAAGAAATTCTGACAAACTTGCAAGAAGGCAACTTCGAACCTGCCAAGATTGTTCATGATGATCGTATGGCTTCAGATAAAGAATACGATGAGCGCGTTCGTGATGTGACCTCTGATATTCCTTCTCGCTTCAATGCCGATGAGCGCCGACTATTCGAAGCCAGTGGCTGTGCAGGCAAACTTGGAGTATTTGCTGTTCGTGTAGACAGTTACCCGGTACCAGAAAAGGAACAGGTTTTTTACCTTGGTACGAATGATCCGGCTAAGCTGACTAAGTTAAGAAAAGACCTCCTGTCGACGTTCGAAAACCTGCCTGAAATGGGAGAGTATCTGCATCGGGATATCTTCAACATGGCAGAGAAGTACGGTAAGGATGTGTTTCTATCTATTGATAAGTTAGGTACGGACAGACTACCTAAGATGTTTGCGCTAAAAGCAAAAGTAGAAAACTTTTTAGAGCGCGTCCCCTTTGTAAGTAAATATCTGCCAGATTCGATCTTATATTACGCGAGTAAGTTATTCCCGCAGCATTTGCCTGAGCGTATGCTGGATTACCGTGATAAATACGAACACCACCTTATCCTGAAAATGAGCGACGGTGGTATTACAGAAGCGCAAAAATACCTGAAAGAAGTATGGGCTGTTGAAAGTGATTGCGACTTTTTCGAATGTACACCTGAAGAGGGTAAAAAAGCTTTCTTACATCGTTTTGCAGCGGCAGGCGCAGCGATTCGTTATGAGACGATTCACCGCAATGAAGTCGAAGATATTGTCGCATTAGATATAGCGCTGCGTCGTAACGATGAAGAGTGGTTGGAAACCTTACCGGAAGAAGTAAGCAAGAATCTCGTTCAGTCTCTCTACTACGGGCATTTCATGTGTTACGTGTTCCATCAGGATTATGTGTTTAAAAAGGGCACTGATACCAAACTGATGAAGAAGCTTATGCTAGAGCATTTAAATAGCCGCGGCGCTAAATACCCGGCCGAGCATAATGTCGGGCACTTATATGAAGCAGAGAACTCGTTGCAGAAGTTCTATCATGAACTTGACCCAACGAATACCTTCAACCCAGGGATTGGTAAGATGGATAAATATAAGCGTAATTGTAACTGCTGCGCATAA
- a CDS encoding LysR family transcriptional regulator yields the protein MRNTDDYIIFYHLVEQGSFSGAARQMELTKSVVSKRIAKLEQDLGVQLLYRTTRNITLSEAGQYFFEHAKSVYHAVATAEESIIGLGKDLSGSIKITVPTISGELILPGAIAEFNSKYPDINIDMELDNRFVDIVNERFDLAIRTGVLPDSSLIARKLVDANWIVCASPKYLARHGIPKQPIELEKHNCLVYAYQETGAREWAFKNGDDTYQVTVDGNLCINNSSVLRNVALLGQGIIYVPRVLVYEDLKQGRLIQLFKDETAKCLGIYAVYPYTRQQPEKVKIFIDHLYATFQSQSHRF from the coding sequence ATGAGAAATACCGACGATTACATCATCTTTTATCATTTGGTCGAGCAAGGTTCGTTTAGCGGCGCAGCAAGACAAATGGAACTGACTAAATCCGTTGTTAGTAAGCGCATTGCAAAGCTGGAACAAGACCTAGGTGTACAGCTGCTTTATCGAACCACACGCAACATAACGTTAAGTGAAGCTGGGCAGTATTTCTTTGAACATGCCAAATCGGTTTACCATGCAGTTGCGACCGCTGAAGAATCGATTATCGGTTTAGGTAAGGATTTATCCGGCAGCATCAAAATTACCGTTCCAACTATTTCTGGTGAGTTAATTCTGCCTGGTGCTATCGCCGAATTTAATAGCAAATACCCTGACATCAATATTGATATGGAGCTTGATAATCGTTTCGTCGATATTGTGAATGAGAGGTTTGATCTGGCTATACGGACTGGTGTGTTACCAGACTCCAGCCTGATAGCCCGAAAGCTCGTCGATGCAAACTGGATCGTATGTGCCTCTCCGAAATATCTTGCCAGACACGGTATTCCAAAGCAGCCAATCGAGTTAGAAAAGCATAACTGTCTGGTGTACGCCTATCAGGAAACGGGAGCTCGTGAATGGGCTTTCAAAAATGGAGATGACACTTATCAAGTCACTGTTGATGGGAATTTGTGTATCAATAACTCATCTGTACTAAGGAATGTCGCTCTACTCGGGCAGGGTATTATCTATGTACCGCGTGTTTTGGTGTATGAAGACCTAAAACAAGGTCGTTTGATTCAGCTGTTTAAAGATGAAACAGCAAAGTGTCTTGGTATTTATGCTGTTTACCCTTATACACGCCAGCAGCCAGAGAAAGTGAAGATCTTTATCGATCACTTGTACGCCACGTTTCAAAGCCAGAGCCATCGCTTTTGA